The following proteins come from a genomic window of Daphnia carinata strain CSIRO-1 chromosome 8, CSIRO_AGI_Dcar_HiC_V3, whole genome shotgun sequence:
- the LOC130699200 gene encoding uncharacterized protein LOC130699200 — protein sequence MSMADISKEDLRKEIDGILEGADLDTLSSKKVRQQLEEKLKFDLSDRKKEIDEMVMEAVEKKPHIEEETSMKTKKEDDKADPIKEIVANKKKPAKLDQSIDEDEENSESEGDEDDDEEEYKPNEEDSSKRKPARQQERRQPMRKGTSENPETKIKQRPARFAAEDKKSKALITKSSDSEGKSAESEESEEESDDAPAPVPKKSPAPRGRKPQSKPTPVEEDSEDSDEPAKKKLPKKLQQESGSEYEEFDEENSDSSDEGSDESYSPGKKSSGKKRGRTGGRGGGKKKRADSSDPEDSDEDWKTSSKKKRSIPAKKAESSPATKAKPAKGGVKAVKLSPELSDIMGTESMPRPEVVKKMWSIIKERNLYDPKNKQFAVCDEQLQKVFGVKRFRTFGMMKYLKAHFID from the exons ATGAGCATGGCTGATATAAGTAAAGAagatttaagaaaagaaatcgacg GGATCCTAGAAGGAGCTGATTTAGACACACTGTCTTCGAAGAAAGTTCGACAACAGTtagaagaaaaacttaaatttGACCTAAGTGACAG aaaaaaagaaattgatgaaaTGGTCATGGAggcagttgaaaaaaaacctcatatagaagaagaaacatcaatgaaaaccaaaaaagaagacgacaaAGCTGACCCTATCAAAGAAATAGTGGCAAATAAGAAGAAACCTGCAAAATTGGACCAAT CAattgatgaagatgaagaaaactCGGAAAGCGAAGGAgacgaagatgatgatgaagaagaatacaAACCCAATGAGGAAGATTCTTCTAAAAGAAAACCAGCCAGGCAACAAGAAAGACGCCAGCCGATGCGAAAAGGAACGTCGGAAAACCCG GAAACGAAAATTAAGCAACGACCAGCTCGATTCGCTGCCGAAgataaaaaaagcaaagccCTGATCACGAAATCTAGCGATTCTGAAGGAAAATCGGCA GAATCGGAAGAGTCCGAAGAAGAATCAGACGATGCCCCCGCACCGGTCCCTAAAAAGTCACCTGCACCGCGTGGAAGGAAACCTCAGTCTAAGCCAACCCCAGTG gaAGAAGATAGTGAAGATAGTGATGAACCTGCCAAAAAAAAGTTGCCCAAAAAACTGCAACAAGAATCCGGCAGCGAATATGAAGAATTCGATGAAGAAAACTCCGACAGTAGC GACGAAGGCAGCGACGAATCATATAGCCCAGGAAAGAAATCTtctgggaaaaaaagaggtcgAACTGGTGGAAGAGGTGGTGGTAAGAAGAAACGCGCTGACAGTTCGGACCCTGAAGACTCGGACGAAGACTGGAAAACATCTTCCAAAAAGAAACGCAGTATACCAGCAAAGAAAGCCGAAAGTTCTCCAGCTACCAAAGCAAAACCTGCTAAAGGAGGAGTAAAAGCTGTCAAGCTGAGTCCCGAGTTGTCAGATATCATGGGTACAGAGTCGATGCCTCGCCCAGAAGTGGTGAAAAAAATGTGGTCCATCATTAAAGAACGAAATCTATAT GACCCAAAAAATAAGCAGTTTGCCGTCTGCGATGAGCAACTACAGAAAGTTTTCG GGGTTAAAAGATTCCGCACTTTCGGCATGATGAAGTACCTGAAAGCTCATTTCATCGATTAG
- the LOC130699204 gene encoding transcriptional coactivator YAP1-like, producing MSKNPEVVEHKERNQIVHIRGDSDSELQALFDSVLKPDAHRPLQLPFRLRNLPDSFFKPPPTGSKSPSVASNSHSRENSTDSGHFALNPSPSIHHSRAHSSPASLQQTLAAGQQRPVHQHLKQQSCDLTLDHFPLPEGWEQAKTPQGQVYFLNHLTQTTTWEDPRKKLLQQQIQPLSPAPPPNMVAPPLLSAVTTPVAGSNAAAVLAASQQALTQALGPLPDGWEQAVTPEGELYFIDHHTRKTSWFDPRLPIHMQKPPMVHAAGAQSAAALQQQQQITQQPAASGTSQPTLTPAQAAQQQLRLQKLQQEQDRLRQRQQEIIAMMERETRVRQQENNSGSQQQTEFAMRRNPLHSQSNSNSSAVNELSSNTADPFLSAASATATAVVSHPCANGAGNGAATNISQNSSAPPSSLATDFHARQESADSGLGMGGSYSLPHTPEDFLASMDDTMDTTLDCPASVGTVDMNDMNDMNGGLETGDLPAHMDTTDDLVPTLDLGEELSTDILNDVLLNSNKVDNVLTWL from the exons ATGTCGAAGAATCCCGAAGTGGTCGAACACAAAGAACGGAACCAAATCGTACACATTCGTGGCGATTCAGATTCCGAGTTGCAAGCCTTGTTTGACAGCGTACTGAAGCCTGATGCTCATAGGCCATTGCAGCTCCCTTTTCGATTACGAAATTTACCAGATTCCTTTTTTAAACCACCCCCAACTGGATCCAAATCACCGTCTGTGGCATCAAACTCACACAGTAGAGAAAACAGCACAGATTCTGGGCATTTTGCTTTGAATCCTTCTCCATCTATCCACCATTCTAGAGCACACAGCTCACCAGCTTCACTCCAACAGACTTTGGCAGCTGGACAACAGCGACCAGTACACCAGCACTTGAAACAGCAGAGTTGTGACCTAACTCTCGACCACTTCCCACTTCCTGAAGGATGGGAGCAAGCCAAGACACCTCAAGGACAAGTTTACTTTCTGAA TCACCTTACTCAGACAACAACATGGGAGGATCCACGGAAGAAGTTACTCCAACAGCAAATTCAACCTTTGTCGCCGGCACCTCCACCAAACATGGTGGCTCCACCTTTACTCAGTGCCGTTACGACACCAGTTGCCG GAAGCAATGCAGCGGCTGTGTTGGCAGCCTCTCAGCAAGCCTTAACCCAAGCTTTGGGTCCCCTACCGGACGGATGGGAGCAAGCAGTGACACCGGAAGGAGAACTCTATTTCATAGATCATCACACTAGAAAGACTTCATGGTTTGATCCACGTCTAC CGATCCATATGCAGAAGCCACCTATGGTACACGCGGCAGGAGCACAGAGCGCGGCCGCtctgcagcaacaacaacagattACTCAGCAACCGGCAGCTTCTG GGACTTCACAACCAACTCTAACGCCAGCCCAGGCAGCCCAGCAACAATTGAGGCTTCAAAAATTACAACAGGAGCAGGATCGCTTAAGACAGCGACAACAGGAAATTATAGCCATG ATGGAGCGAGAAACTCGCGTACGCCAGCAAGAAAACAATTCCGGCTCCCAGCAGCAAACCGAATTCGCCATGAGGCGGAATCCTCTACATTCGCAGTCAAATAGTAACAGCAGCGCAGTCAATGAACTGAGCTCGAATACAGCCGATCCGTTCCTCAGTGCAGCATCGGCCACTGCAACGGCCGTCGTGTCACATCCTTGCGCCAATGGAGCAGGCAATGGGGCAGCTACTAACATCTCGCAGAATTCATCAGCTCCACCTTCGTCATTGGCTACTGATTTTCACGCTCGCCAAGAGTCGGCTGATTCTGGTTTAGGTATGGGTGGAAGCTATAGCTTACCTCACACACCAGAAGATTTTCTTGCATCCATGGATGATACAATGGACACTACACTTGATT GTCCTGCTTCTGTAGGCACTGTTGACATGAACGATATGAACGACATGAATGGAGGATTGGAAACCGGTGATCTACCTGCTCATATGGATACTACTGACGATCTAGTGCCGACTTTAGAC cTTGGAGAAGAACTTTCGACAGACATCTTAAATGATGTTcttttgaattcaaacaaagtcGACAACGTCCTTACTTGGCTCTGA
- the LOC130699205 gene encoding FUN14 domain-containing protein 1A-like — protein sequence MASRGKPVKKEKPTTNEEFEVLDVKDVGKEAESLLRYAKKYISEGSHSKQLAVGGVSGWVTGYIAMKIGKTIATAVGGSLILLQIANRKGYINVNWSKMNKDLDSATQKLTRGASDPSIPQMLDKAADYLDEQAEKAGRVLRKRTAGNSSWYGKLFGKKASDGPEAFYIGFFGGSLVGLVIGVIF from the exons ATGGCATCGAGAGGAAAGCCtgtaaagaaggaaaaaccaACCACTAATGAAGAATTCGAAGTTCTGGATGTAAAAGATGTAGGAAAAGAGGCCGAAAGTTTGTTACGCtatgcaaaaaaatatattagtGAAGGATCCCATTCAAAACAACTAGCTGTTGGCGGTGTCTCGGGGTG GGTCACTGGATATATTGCCATGAAAATAGGGAAGACGATTGCAACTGCAGTAGGAGGGAGCTTGATTCTCCTTCAAATTGCTAACCGTAAGGGTTACATAAATGTAAACTGGTCCAAAATGAATAAGGACCTGGATAGTGCAACACAAAAACTTACACGAGGAGCATCAGATCCATCAATTCCTCAAATGCTTGACAAG GCTGCTGATTACCTAGATGAACAAGCAGAAAAAGCTGGTCGAGTTCTCCGGAAAAGAACAGCAGGAAACAGCAGTTGGTACGGAAAGCTCTTCGGTAAAAAAGCTTCTGATGGTCCCGAGGCATTTTACATAGGATTTTTCGGTGGTTCCCTAGTGGGACTGGTTATCGGTGTAATTTTTTAG